The Corynebacterium poyangense genome includes a window with the following:
- a CDS encoding DUF349 domain-containing protein, translated as MTENPTPTPGSPAGDSSLSTPTPKPGPRPGAPKPGSRPSAPAAMRTPAPLPHQPQNDPRKWGRIDEDGTVYLKTAQGERVIGSWQAGTPEEGIAHYGKRFDDLATEVELLESRLHAHPEEALSIQHTAAELQETLDDQAVLGDVEGLRQRLSDIKDHSDQANEQVQKNREERRLNAIARKEKLAAEAEQLAADSTDWKAAGDRIRAILEEWRSIRGIDRKTDDALWKRYSKARDSFNRRRGSHFAELDRNRAQARRTKEELVERARALQDSQDWNATAKAYRDLMDEWKAAGRAPREIDDKLWAEFRAAQDHFFGARNAVNQQRDREFAHNAELKEALLAEYEPQIQPDHDLEGARAKLRELQEKWEEIGYVPRHRIREFENRIRDIEHRVSDAAAAQWRRTDPEAQARAAQFSARVTELQHQAEAAEAKGDVRKAAQLREQAEQWAQWAKTAEQAVEDR; from the coding sequence ATGACTGAGAACCCTACCCCTACCCCTGGTTCCCCCGCTGGAGATTCCTCGCTGAGTACCCCTACGCCTAAACCCGGTCCCCGTCCCGGCGCCCCGAAACCGGGTTCTCGTCCCTCTGCCCCAGCGGCGATGCGGACCCCGGCACCTCTTCCTCATCAGCCCCAGAATGACCCGCGGAAATGGGGGCGGATTGATGAAGATGGGACAGTCTATCTCAAAACTGCTCAGGGGGAACGCGTTATCGGCTCGTGGCAAGCCGGTACCCCTGAAGAAGGAATTGCCCACTATGGTAAGCGTTTCGATGACTTAGCCACGGAAGTGGAGTTGTTGGAATCTCGCTTACATGCTCATCCAGAAGAAGCCCTCAGTATCCAGCACACCGCGGCAGAACTCCAGGAAACCTTGGATGACCAGGCTGTTTTAGGCGACGTCGAAGGGCTGCGACAACGCTTGAGCGATATCAAAGATCACTCAGATCAGGCCAATGAACAAGTCCAGAAGAATCGCGAAGAGCGCCGCCTTAATGCGATAGCTCGTAAGGAAAAACTGGCGGCCGAAGCAGAGCAGCTGGCTGCGGATTCAACGGATTGGAAGGCTGCCGGTGACCGGATCCGCGCAATTTTAGAGGAGTGGCGTTCTATCCGGGGAATTGATCGGAAGACCGATGACGCCTTGTGGAAGCGTTACTCTAAAGCACGTGATTCTTTTAATCGGCGACGTGGTTCCCACTTTGCCGAGTTGGATCGGAACCGGGCACAAGCACGTCGCACTAAAGAAGAATTAGTGGAACGAGCACGCGCCTTGCAAGATTCCCAAGACTGGAATGCCACTGCTAAGGCATATCGAGATCTCATGGATGAGTGGAAAGCTGCCGGACGAGCACCACGCGAGATCGATGATAAATTGTGGGCTGAATTCCGTGCCGCCCAAGACCACTTTTTTGGTGCGCGCAACGCCGTAAATCAACAACGTGACCGAGAATTTGCTCATAATGCCGAGTTGAAAGAAGCGCTGTTAGCGGAGTACGAGCCTCAGATCCAGCCAGATCACGATCTTGAAGGTGCGCGAGCTAAGTTGCGTGAGCTTCAAGAAAAGTGGGAAGAGATTGGCTACGTGCCACGACATCGAATCCGTGAATTTGAGAACCGAATTCGTGATATTGAGCACCGTGTTTCTGATGCTGCCGCAGCGCAATGGCGACGCACTGATCCTGAGGCTCAAGCTCGCGCCGCCCAATTTAGCGCACGAGTCACTGAGCTCCAGCACCAAGCAGAAGCAGCCGAGGCTAAGGGCGATGTGCGAAAAGCAGCACAACTTCGGGAACAAGCGGAACAGTGGGCCCAGTGGGCAAAAACTGCGGAACAAGCCGTTGAGGATCGTTAA